The following proteins are co-located in the Salvelinus fontinalis isolate EN_2023a chromosome 29, ASM2944872v1, whole genome shotgun sequence genome:
- the mmgt1 gene encoding ER membrane protein complex subunit 5 codes for MKMASSFWKGVVCVGLFALAHAAFSAAQHRSYMRLTEKENETLPVDIVLQTLLAFVLTIYGIVHIAGEFKEMDASSELKNKTFDTLRNHPSFYMFNHRGRVLFRSPDQEASAVPNPQALPNPLRLRKLEHLH; via the exons ATGAAGATGGCTTCGTCTTTTTGGAAAGGTGTTGTATGTGTTGGTCTATTTGCCTTGGCTCATGCAGCTTTCTCAGCGGCGCAAC ATCGATCCTACATGCGTCTGACAGAAAAAGAAAATGAAACCCTACCAGTAGAT ATTGTCTTACAGACTTTGTTAGCGTTTGTTCTGACCATTTATGGTATAGTCCACATCGCGGGAGAGTTCAAAGAAATGGATGCCTCCTCAGAGCTGAAAAACAA GACATTTGACACGTTGAGGAACCACCCATCTTTCTACATGTTCAATCATCGGGGTAGGGTGCTCTTCCGCTCCCCCGACCAAGAGGCTTCCGCTGTCCCGAACCCACAGGCCCTGCCCAACCCCCTGCGGCTTCGCAAGCTGGAGCATTTGCACTGA
- the pfdn6 gene encoding prefoldin subunit 6 — MAEAIQKKLQSELEKYQQMQKDVSKSMSARQKLEAQVTENNIVKEELDLLDTQNTVYKLIGPVLVKQDLEEAKATVAKRLEYINGEIQRYETLLKDMEKKSDQHREVLSSLQQEYQRAQGLAVGKV, encoded by the exons ATGGCAGAGGCGATTCAGAAGAAATTACAATCTGAGCTAGAAAAATACCAGCAGATGCAAAAAG ATGTTAGTAAGAGCATGTCAGCCAGGCAGAAACTGGAGGCTCAGGTGACAGAGAATAATATAGTCAAAGAG GAGTTGGACTTGTTGGACACCCAGAACACAGTTTATAAGCTTATAGGTCCAGTTCTGGTGAAGCAAGACTTGGAGGAAGCCAAAGCCACAGTGGCAAAGAGGCTAGAATACATAAATGGGGAGAT TCAAAGATATGAGACTCTACTAAAGGACATGGAGAAGAAGTCTGATCAGCACCGTGAGGTCCTGTCTAGTCTGCAGCAAGAGTACCAGAGGGCTCAGGGCCTGGCTGTGGGCAAGGTCTGA
- the her5 gene encoding hairy-related 5, whose amino-acid sequence METVLPDQKDVRRVPKPLMEKRRRDRINHSLETLRLLLLENTSNEKLKNPKVEKAEILESVVNFLRTEPEGEQQNQQMKRGHFKEGGEEQRSPCKRKQHNYREGMRSCLLRVSHFIATKSQELDEPSNDADALPQRSCMGLTHPPSSAQLHGTSPSTPDQTPLVRQQLPQPHPGPGLRTGLGNIERLSPSKPYMEHSDSVWRPWPQQ is encoded by the exons ATGGAGACTGTGCTCCCAGATCAAAAGGACGTAAGACGG GTCCCCAAACCCCTCATGGAGAAACGGAGGAGAGATCGTATCAACCACAGTCTGGAAACTTTACGACTTTTGTTGTTGGAGAACACAAGTAATGAG AAACTGAAGAATCCCAAGGTGGAAAAGGCAGAGATTTTGGAGAGTGTGGTCAACTTCCTGAGGACAGAGCCTGAAGGAGAACAACAGAATCAGCAAATGAAAAGAGGCCACTTCAAAGAGGGTGGGGAAGAGCAGAGGTCTCCCTGCAAGAGGAAGCAGCATAACTACCGTGAGGGCATGAGATCATGCCTACTAAGAGTCAGCCACTTTATAGCAACCAAGAGCCAGGAGTTGGATGAGCCCAGCAACGATGCTGATGCCCTACCTCAGAGGTCCTGCATGGGGCTCACCCATCCTCCATCATCTGCCCAGCTCCATGGTACATCACCTTCCACCCCCGACCAAACTCCCCTGGTTAGACAGCAGCTGCCACAGCCTCACCCAGGCCCAGGTCTAAGAACTGGCCTCGGTAACATAGAGCGTCTTTCCCCCTCCAAGCCGTACATGGAGCACAGTGACTCTGTGTGGAGGCCATGGCCACAGCAGTGA
- the LOC129827253 gene encoding uncharacterized protein LOC129827253 has translation MGTMIKKKIGNSSPNNTKSMKRMLKPVIEKKRRDRINQSLSELRILLLNYKLDSRLQNPKLEKAEILDLAVEYLQKRTDKQSISNDCSSQAVCGPKEVQQVIHSEVSMADVPSPPAAAYSRSALPAIYTAGFQQCVSHLAGFMGSSSPLEREGFILLQGLKSYIDSQCPTTNTSTALYPSSQYPTTNTSTAMYPSSQYPTTNTSTGQLQCPSSSSLTDIHLRSGGEEMAHWADMVPVREGCRPSKQGAVLCPRKSTLSTTHHSSCQPNDHSYPLSPDYLSPPLSPCLSCSSSVFTTPPPYFSFPCHFSFPPSLSPISSNPSSCSGSPSRHNVPSPPLGFSPTLPLSRPPTLPLSSPPTLPLSSPPGLPLVPFPSHMSLWSPVPARRQELFISSTHWRPW, from the exons ATGGGCACAATGATAAAGAAGAAAATCGGAAATTCAAGCCCGAATAATACCAAAAGTATGAAAAGG ATGTTAAAGCCAGTTATAGAGAAGAAAAGACGAGACCGAATAAATCAGAGTCTTAGCGAGCTAAGGATTTTGTTACTGAACTACAAATTAGATTCG CGTTTACAGAACCCCAAACTGGAGAAAGCAGAGATTCTAGACCTGGCCGTGGAATATCttcaaaaaaggacagacaaacAAAGCATAAGCAATG ATTGTtccagccaggctgtgtgtgggCCGAAGGAGGTGCAGCAGGTTATTCACAGTGAGGTCTCCATGGCAGACGTCCCCAGTCCCCCAGCAGCAGCATACTCCAGGTCTGCTCTCCCTGCCATCTACACCGCAGGCTTCCAGCAGTGTGTCTCTCACCTGGCTGGCTTCATGGGCAGCAGCAGCCCCTTGGAGAGAGAGGGCTTCATCCTCCTCCAAGGGCTGAAGAGCTACATAGACAGTCAGTGCCCAACCACAAACACCAGTACAGCCTTGTACCCATCCAGTCAGTACCCAACCACAAACACCAGTACAGCCATGTACCCATCCAGTCAGTACCCAACCACAAACACCAGTACAGGGCAGCTGCAGTGCCCATCCTCCTCGTCATTAACAGACATCCATCTGAGGTCAGGTGGTGAGGAGATGGCTCATTGGGCGGACATGGTGCCTGTGAGAGAGGGATGCCGTCCCTCTAAACAGGGGGCAGTTCTCTGCCCCCGCAAATCCACTTTGTCGACCACCCACCATTCTTCCTGCCAACCAAATGACCACTCGTACCCCTTGTCACCTGACTACCTCTCCCCACCTCTGTCTCCTTGCCTTTCTTGTTCTTCTTCGGTTTTCACCACCCCTCCTCCCTACTTCTCGTTTccctgtcactttagtttccctCCTAGCCTGTCACCTATTTCCTCCAACCCCTCATCCTGCTCCGGGTCCCCGTCGCGACATAACGTCCCTTCTCCTCCACTTGGTTTttcacccaccctccctctctcaaggcctcccaccctccctctctcaagtcctcccaccctccctctctcaagTCCTCCCGGCCTCCCTCTCGTCCCCTTTCCCTCCCATATGTCTCTATGGTCCCCTGTGCCTGCACGAAGGCAAGAATTATTTATTAGCTCCACACACTGGAGACCCTGGTAG